The Streptomyces sp. NBC_00440 genome contains a region encoding:
- a CDS encoding SanA/YdcF family protein, which produces MRVPGLRVPGLRLPRARRGRRRAVQAVMLGCVLALAPATWMFAVASDRVRTAADVPPADVAVVFGAGLWQGRPSPYLAHRLDAAAGLYRAGTVKVVLVTGDNSRTDYDEPDAMRAYLVRHGVPGAKVVSDYAGFDTWDSCVRARKVFGVHRAVLVSQGFHIRRAIALCRSAGIESYGIGTSDAHDVTWYYGSTREILAAGKAALDAAFKPDPHFLGPREKGVARALGDH; this is translated from the coding sequence CTGCGCGTTCCCGGTCTGCGCGTTCCCGGTCTGCGGCTGCCGAGGGCCAGGCGCGGCCGGCGCCGCGCCGTGCAGGCCGTCATGCTCGGCTGTGTGCTGGCGCTCGCCCCTGCCACCTGGATGTTCGCCGTCGCGAGCGACCGGGTGCGGACGGCCGCCGACGTGCCCCCGGCCGATGTCGCCGTGGTCTTCGGCGCGGGTCTGTGGCAGGGCCGGCCGTCGCCGTACCTCGCGCACCGGCTCGACGCCGCCGCGGGTCTGTACCGGGCGGGCACGGTGAAGGTGGTGCTGGTCACCGGTGATAACAGCCGGACCGACTACGACGAGCCGGACGCGATGCGGGCCTATCTCGTACGGCACGGGGTGCCGGGCGCGAAGGTGGTCAGCGACTACGCGGGGTTCGACACCTGGGACTCGTGTGTGCGGGCCAGGAAGGTGTTCGGGGTCCACCGGGCCGTCCTGGTCAGCCAGGGGTTCCACATCCGCAGGGCCATCGCGCTGTGCCGGTCGGCCGGTATCGAGTCGTACGGCATCGGCACGTCCGACGCGCATGACGTGACCTGGTACTACGGCAGTACCCGCGAGATCCTGGCGGCGGGGAAGGCGGCGCTCGACGCCGCCTTCAAGCCCGACCCGCACTTCCTCGGCCCCCGCGAGAAGGGCGTCGCGCGAGCGCTGGGCGACCACTGA
- a CDS encoding dihydrofolate reductase family protein: MAKVTANMSMSLDGFVSHPSDGVDQLFRWYGNGDVTVRTADPNMTFQVSEASAQRLNRGLSEIGVLVYGRRTFDDAGGWIGGHPLGRPVIVVSHSIPDGWPRADTPLTFVTDGVESAIAQARATAGGKKVVIGSADLTQQCINAGLLDELDVDLVPLLLGSGVRFLDNLREAPRALEGPTVVEGNGVTHLTYTLR; the protein is encoded by the coding sequence ATGGCCAAGGTGACCGCGAACATGTCCATGTCGCTGGACGGGTTCGTCTCACACCCGTCCGACGGGGTCGATCAGCTGTTCCGGTGGTACGGGAACGGGGACGTCACGGTCAGGACCGCTGACCCGAACATGACCTTCCAGGTGTCGGAGGCCAGTGCCCAGCGGCTGAACCGCGGTCTTTCGGAGATCGGTGTGCTCGTCTACGGGAGGCGTACGTTCGACGACGCGGGCGGCTGGATCGGCGGGCATCCCCTGGGCAGGCCGGTGATCGTCGTCAGCCACAGCATCCCGGACGGCTGGCCCCGTGCGGACACCCCGCTGACCTTCGTCACCGACGGCGTCGAGAGCGCCATCGCGCAGGCCAGGGCGACAGCGGGCGGAAAGAAAGTCGTCATCGGCAGCGCCGACCTCACCCAGCAGTGCATCAACGCCGGGCTGCTGGACGAGCTGGATGTCGACCTGGTGCCGCTGCTGCTCGGTTCGGGCGTGCGTTTCCTCGACAACCTGCGGGAGGCGCCGCGCGCGCTGGAGGGGCCCACGGTGGTCGAGGGGAACGGCGTGACGCATCTGACGTACACCCTGAGGTGA
- a CDS encoding RNA polymerase sigma factor codes for MPHTGQRRLRPAGTWGTEGSSAAAVPLPHAPDPAVILEAAPVQTRTPTETDVAPAVPQQGPAAGHPETVPGPARPAPAAVPEVVAEDPDEAPALARTGAADTGGPSSDLFRQYLREIGRIPLLTAADEVELARCVEAGLFAEERLGSSADLDSRLAMDLDRLVVLGRMAKRRLIEANLRLVVSVAKRYVGRGLTMLDLVQEGNLGLIRAVEKFDYARGYKFSTYATWWIRQAMSRALADQARTIRVPVHVVELINRVVRVQRRMVQERGYEPTPDEVAAQLELTPERVGEVLRLAQEPVSLHAPVGEEDEVALGDLIEDGDAASPVESAAFLLLRQHLEAVLSTLGERERKVVQLRYGLADGRPRTLEEIGRIFGVTRERIRQIESKTLNKLRDHAFADQLRGYLD; via the coding sequence GTGCCCCACACTGGGCAGCGGCGCCTGAGACCGGCCGGCACATGGGGGACGGAAGGCAGCTCGGCCGCCGCTGTCCCGCTGCCGCACGCCCCCGATCCGGCAGTCATCCTGGAGGCCGCCCCCGTGCAGACCCGGACCCCGACCGAAACCGACGTGGCCCCGGCAGTCCCTCAGCAGGGCCCGGCCGCAGGTCACCCCGAGACCGTCCCCGGCCCGGCGAGGCCCGCACCCGCGGCCGTCCCCGAGGTCGTGGCCGAGGACCCGGACGAAGCGCCCGCACTCGCGCGTACCGGCGCCGCGGACACCGGCGGCCCCTCATCCGACCTCTTCCGCCAGTACTTACGGGAGATCGGCCGTATCCCGCTGCTCACGGCGGCCGACGAGGTGGAACTCGCACGCTGTGTCGAGGCGGGCCTCTTCGCCGAGGAACGGCTGGGGAGTTCGGCCGATCTCGACTCCCGCCTCGCCATGGACCTGGACCGCCTGGTGGTGCTCGGCCGGATGGCCAAACGGCGGCTGATCGAGGCCAACCTCCGCCTCGTGGTCTCCGTCGCCAAGCGGTACGTGGGCCGCGGGCTGACCATGCTCGACCTGGTCCAGGAGGGAAACCTCGGCCTGATCCGGGCGGTGGAGAAGTTCGACTACGCCCGCGGCTACAAGTTCTCCACGTACGCGACCTGGTGGATCCGCCAGGCGATGTCCCGGGCCCTGGCCGACCAGGCCCGGACGATACGGGTCCCGGTCCACGTGGTCGAGCTGATCAACCGGGTGGTGCGGGTCCAGCGCCGGATGGTCCAGGAACGCGGGTACGAACCGACGCCGGACGAGGTCGCGGCCCAGCTCGAACTCACCCCGGAACGCGTAGGGGAGGTGCTGCGGCTCGCCCAGGAACCGGTGTCCCTGCACGCCCCGGTGGGGGAGGAGGACGAGGTGGCGCTGGGCGACCTGATCGAGGACGGGGACGCGGCGTCCCCGGTGGAGTCGGCGGCGTTCCTGCTGCTGCGGCAGCACCTGGAGGCAGTGCTCTCCACGCTCGGCGAACGCGAGCGCAAGGTCGTCCAGCTCCGCTACGGCCTGGCGGACGGCAGGCCCCGCACGCTGGAGGAGATCGGACGGATCTTCGGGGTGACGCGGGAGCGGATCCGCCAGATCGAGTCCAAGACCCTGAACAAACTGCGGGACCACGCATTCGCGGACCAGCTGCGGGGCTACCTGGACTGA
- a CDS encoding deoxyguanosinetriphosphate triphosphohydrolase: MEGTAYTPTDCERWDTEPDKRPGRTAFQRDRARVLHSGALRRLAGKTQVVTPGSLPQAGGAVRAGETAFQIWDSSPRTRLTHSLECAQVGRELGAALGCDPDLVETACLAHDLGHPPFGHNGELALNDFAGDCGGFEGNAQSLRLLTRIEPKRFVPSDATGEPVSVGLNLTRAALDAATKYPWPRGGHPTEPGSVKFGVYEDDLPVFDWARRGAPADRKCFEAQVMDWSDDVAYSVHDVEDGLHAGHIDPGCLTSGPERDAIMAVAIGRYVPGDTDPAELTDALDGLLAQEWWPHGYDGTAVAQARLKDATSQLIGRFCLAAESATRESYGAGPLTRYAAELVVPRRARLECAVLKAVADLYVMQRAEQERLRIDQREVLAELAEALTARAPEGLDPQFRALFEAAPAARDRKRVIVDQIASLTDTSARSLHARLTVRH, encoded by the coding sequence ATGGAAGGCACCGCGTACACCCCGACCGACTGCGAACGCTGGGACACCGAGCCGGACAAGAGGCCGGGCCGCACCGCCTTCCAGCGCGATCGCGCGCGCGTGCTGCACTCCGGTGCGCTGCGCCGGCTCGCGGGCAAGACCCAGGTGGTCACACCGGGCTCGCTCCCGCAGGCGGGCGGCGCCGTCCGGGCGGGGGAGACCGCGTTCCAGATCTGGGACTCCAGCCCGCGCACCCGCCTCACGCACTCCCTGGAATGCGCCCAGGTCGGCCGGGAACTCGGCGCCGCGCTCGGCTGCGACCCCGATCTCGTCGAGACCGCCTGCCTCGCCCACGACCTGGGCCACCCGCCGTTCGGCCACAACGGCGAACTGGCGCTCAACGACTTCGCCGGGGACTGCGGCGGCTTCGAGGGCAACGCCCAGTCGCTGCGCCTGCTCACCCGTATCGAACCCAAGCGTTTCGTCCCGTCGGACGCCACCGGCGAGCCGGTCAGCGTCGGACTGAACCTCACCCGGGCCGCGCTCGACGCGGCCACCAAGTACCCATGGCCGCGCGGCGGACACCCCACCGAGCCCGGCTCGGTGAAATTCGGGGTGTACGAGGACGACCTGCCCGTCTTCGACTGGGCCAGGCGCGGCGCCCCGGCCGACCGCAAGTGCTTCGAGGCCCAGGTCATGGACTGGTCCGACGACGTCGCGTACTCCGTGCACGATGTCGAGGACGGGCTGCACGCCGGGCACATCGACCCCGGCTGTCTGACCTCCGGACCCGAGCGGGACGCCATCATGGCGGTCGCCATCGGCCGTTACGTACCCGGCGACACCGATCCGGCCGAGCTCACCGACGCACTCGACGGCCTCCTCGCCCAGGAGTGGTGGCCGCACGGCTACGACGGGACCGCCGTCGCGCAGGCCCGGCTGAAGGACGCCACCAGCCAGCTCATCGGCCGGTTCTGCCTGGCCGCCGAGAGCGCGACCCGGGAGTCGTACGGCGCGGGGCCGCTCACCAGATACGCGGCGGAACTGGTCGTTCCACGCCGGGCGCGACTGGAGTGCGCCGTCCTCAAGGCCGTCGCCGACCTCTATGTGATGCAGCGGGCGGAGCAGGAGCGGCTCCGCATCGACCAGCGCGAAGTGCTTGCCGAGCTGGCCGAAGCGCTCACGGCACGCGCGCCCGAAGGGCTCGACCCGCAGTTCCGGGCGCTGTTCGAAGCGGCACCCGCCGCACGTGACCGCAAACGTGTGATCGTCGACCAGATCGCCTCACTCACGGACACCTCGGCCCGCTCGCTGCACGCGCGGCTGACCGTCCGTCACTGA
- a CDS encoding aminotransferase class IV translates to MQTEPPQTEATRKEPLHIEVDGRPVTDTSLSTPAFLNYGHFTAMQVSDCRVRGLALHLARLDSATRELFGAGLDGGHVCRLIRHALDAAGVRDASTRVYVHWPDGDDAATVMVTVRPPAAPSGEPQSLMSVPYQRPVPHIKHLGGFGQIHYGRAAVRAGFDAALLTGPGGVIAEGDVTNIAFWDGTSAVWPDAPALTGITMALIEPGLPSVRRRVTLDGLDAYRSAFVTNSRGISPVRRIDSTEFAVDEELMRRVAEVYASAPWDEIPAAAP, encoded by the coding sequence ATGCAGACAGAGCCCCCGCAGACGGAGGCCACCCGGAAAGAGCCCCTGCACATCGAGGTCGACGGCCGGCCCGTCACCGACACCTCGCTCAGCACCCCCGCCTTCCTCAACTACGGCCATTTCACCGCCATGCAGGTCAGCGACTGCCGGGTACGCGGCCTCGCACTGCATCTCGCCAGGCTGGACTCGGCGACCCGCGAACTGTTCGGCGCGGGGCTCGACGGCGGGCACGTCTGCCGGCTGATCCGGCACGCGCTCGACGCTGCGGGCGTGCGGGACGCGTCGACGCGGGTGTACGTGCACTGGCCCGACGGGGACGACGCCGCCACCGTGATGGTCACCGTGCGTCCGCCCGCCGCGCCGTCAGGTGAACCACAGAGCCTGATGTCCGTCCCGTACCAACGGCCGGTCCCCCACATCAAGCACCTCGGCGGTTTCGGCCAGATCCACTACGGCAGGGCCGCTGTCCGCGCGGGCTTCGACGCCGCGCTGCTGACCGGTCCCGGCGGGGTGATCGCGGAGGGAGACGTCACCAACATCGCCTTCTGGGACGGCACTTCGGCGGTCTGGCCGGACGCGCCCGCGCTGACCGGGATCACCATGGCACTGATCGAGCCGGGGCTGCCGTCGGTACGCCGCCGGGTGACCCTGGACGGCCTGGACGCGTACCGGTCGGCCTTCGTGACCAACTCGCGGGGCATCAGCCCGGTGCGCCGGATCGACTCCACGGAGTTCGCGGTGGACGAAGAGCTGATGCGGCGGGTGGCGGAGGTCTACGCGTCAGCCCCCTGGGACGAGATCCCGGCGGCGGCGCCCTAG
- the dnaG gene encoding DNA primase, whose protein sequence is MAGRINDDDVKAVRDAVPIDAVVSEYLQLRNAGGGNLKGLCPFHDEKSPSFQVSPAKGLFHCFGCQEGGDTLAFIMKIDHLSFSEAVERLAGTAGITLRYEEGGYTPNSQRGERIRLVEAHKVAAQFYVEQLDSAEAEIGRKFLAERGFDQAAATHFSVGYSPAGWDHLTRYLRGKGFSDKELITSGLSQEARGGKPIDRFRGRLMWPIRDISGEVVGFGARKLRDDDNGPKYLNTPETSIYKKSQVLYGIDLAKKEIAKSSRAVVVEGYTDVMACHLAGVTTAVATCGTAFGTDHIKILRRLLMDNGSARVIFTFDGDAAGQKAALRAFEDDQKFAAETYIAIAPDGMDPCDLRLAQGDESVRSLAEPRTPLFEFALRQIIARYDLETPAGRATALDEAAPVVARIKNSASQHEVAVQLAGMVGILDTQFVVKRISQLAQWARGRGNAPAPSRGGRPPQQQTEAPRPPSSGPALHLRSPAHRTERELLKLALQRPELVSPAFDAYGADEFTAPPYAAVREAIMEAGGAEAGITDSFEYLTRVRAAAPNDTVRAVVTELAVEAIMRRTVDELYAGEQLVHVRLRAVDRRITDVQGTLARASTQGDAEQYAAVQSELWTLQQYGQSLRNHGAEAL, encoded by the coding sequence GTGGCAGGCAGGATCAACGATGACGACGTGAAGGCGGTCCGGGACGCGGTCCCGATCGACGCCGTCGTTTCCGAGTACCTCCAGCTGCGGAACGCGGGCGGCGGGAACCTGAAGGGGCTCTGCCCCTTCCACGACGAGAAGTCCCCTTCCTTCCAGGTGAGCCCGGCCAAGGGCCTCTTCCACTGCTTCGGCTGCCAGGAGGGCGGGGACACTCTCGCCTTCATCATGAAGATCGACCACCTCTCGTTCTCGGAGGCGGTCGAGCGGCTCGCGGGCACGGCCGGCATCACCCTCCGGTACGAGGAGGGCGGCTACACCCCCAACAGCCAGCGCGGCGAGCGCATCCGGCTGGTCGAGGCGCACAAGGTGGCCGCGCAGTTCTATGTCGAGCAGCTCGACAGCGCCGAGGCCGAGATCGGCCGGAAGTTCCTCGCCGAGCGCGGTTTCGACCAGGCGGCGGCCACCCATTTCAGCGTCGGCTACAGCCCGGCGGGCTGGGACCATCTGACCCGCTACCTGCGCGGCAAGGGCTTCTCCGACAAGGAGCTCATCACCTCCGGCCTCTCCCAGGAGGCCCGCGGCGGCAAGCCCATCGACCGCTTCCGCGGCCGGCTGATGTGGCCGATCCGCGACATCAGCGGCGAGGTCGTCGGCTTCGGCGCGCGCAAGCTCCGCGACGACGACAACGGGCCGAAGTACCTCAACACCCCCGAGACATCGATCTACAAGAAGTCCCAGGTCCTCTACGGGATCGACCTGGCCAAGAAGGAGATCGCCAAGTCCAGCAGGGCCGTCGTCGTCGAGGGGTACACGGATGTCATGGCCTGCCATCTGGCCGGCGTGACCACCGCCGTCGCCACCTGCGGCACGGCCTTCGGCACCGATCACATCAAGATCCTCCGCCGGCTGCTGATGGACAACGGCAGCGCCCGCGTGATCTTCACCTTCGACGGGGACGCGGCCGGACAGAAGGCGGCCCTGCGCGCCTTCGAGGACGACCAGAAGTTCGCCGCCGAGACCTATATCGCCATCGCCCCCGACGGGATGGACCCCTGCGATCTGCGGCTCGCGCAGGGCGACGAGTCGGTGCGCAGCCTGGCCGAACCCCGTACCCCGCTCTTCGAGTTCGCGCTCCGCCAGATCATCGCGCGGTACGACCTGGAGACCCCGGCGGGCCGGGCGACGGCCCTCGACGAGGCCGCGCCCGTGGTGGCCCGGATCAAGAACAGCGCCTCGCAGCACGAGGTCGCCGTACAGCTGGCCGGCATGGTCGGCATCCTCGACACCCAGTTCGTGGTCAAGCGCATCAGCCAGCTCGCACAGTGGGCCCGCGGCCGGGGCAACGCACCGGCGCCTTCGCGCGGTGGCCGCCCCCCACAGCAGCAGACCGAGGCGCCGCGCCCCCCGTCGAGCGGCCCCGCGCTCCACCTCCGCAGCCCCGCGCACCGCACCGAGCGTGAGCTGCTGAAGCTGGCACTGCAACGCCCCGAGCTGGTCTCACCGGCCTTCGACGCCTACGGGGCCGACGAGTTCACCGCCCCGCCGTACGCCGCCGTGCGCGAGGCGATCATGGAGGCGGGCGGCGCGGAGGCGGGCATCACCGACTCCTTCGAGTACCTCACCCGGGTCCGCGCGGCGGCGCCGAACGACACGGTCCGGGCCGTGGTCACCGAGCTGGCCGTGGAGGCGATCATGCGCCGTACGGTCGACGAGCTGTACGCGGGCGAGCAGCTGGTCCACGTCCGGCTGCGCGCGGTCGACCGGCGGATCACGGACGTCCAGGGCACCCTGGCCCGGGCCTCCACGCAGGGCGACGCCGAGCAGTACGCGGCGGTCCAGAGCGAGTTGTGGACCCTCCAGCAGTACGGGCAGTCCCTGCGCAACCACGGCGCCGAAGCGCTCTGA
- a CDS encoding ABC transporter ATP-binding protein: MAGPGGRMMAGPTQKSMDFKGSGKRLLRQLAQDRAALFTMLLAVVGSVALSVVGPKILGRATDLIFAGIIGRQLPAGTTKAQALKGLHARGQGAMADMLSGVDFTPGKGIDFTQVGEILLLALAAFACAGLLMLVTTRLAARIINEAMYRMREEIQAKLSRLPLSYFDRAKRGEVLSRTTNDVDNIGQTMQQTMGQLMNSLLTIIGVLAMMFWISWILALVALVTVPLSVLVATRVGKRSQPQFVQQWKVTGKLNAHIEEMYTGHALVKIFGRQEESAEAFREQNDALYEAGFKAQFNSGIMQPLMMFVSNLNYVLVAVIGGLRVASGSLSIGDVQAFIQYSRQFSQPLTQVASMANLVQSGVASAERIFELLDAEEQTPDTDSSGTESIAGSDAVAGAVSDAVPGARIADRPVAVRGNISLEKVSFRYEADKPLIDDLSLSVEPGHTVAIVGPTGAGKTTLVNLLMRFYEVTGGRITLDGTDVARMTREELRSGIGMVLQDTWLFGGTIAENIAYGSSRAVTREEVEEAARAAHADRFIRTLPEGYDTVIDDEGTGVSAGEKQLITIARAFLSDPVILVLDEATSSVDTRTEVLIQQAMARLSHGRTSFVIAHRLSTIRDADVILVMENGAIVEQGSHEELLAAGGAYARLYAAQFAQAVVEVD; encoded by the coding sequence ATGGCCGGTCCTGGTGGACGCATGATGGCAGGACCGACCCAGAAGTCCATGGACTTCAAGGGATCGGGCAAGCGGCTGCTGCGGCAGCTGGCGCAGGACCGTGCCGCTCTGTTCACGATGCTGCTGGCCGTCGTCGGCAGCGTCGCGCTCTCGGTCGTCGGGCCGAAGATCCTCGGCCGGGCGACCGACCTGATCTTCGCCGGGATCATCGGCCGGCAGCTGCCCGCGGGCACGACCAAGGCGCAGGCCTTGAAGGGCCTGCACGCCAGGGGTCAGGGCGCGATGGCCGACATGCTCTCCGGTGTGGACTTCACGCCGGGCAAGGGCATCGACTTCACCCAGGTGGGAGAGATCCTGCTGCTCGCGCTGGCGGCCTTCGCCTGCGCGGGTCTGCTGATGCTCGTCACCACCCGGCTCGCGGCCCGGATCATCAATGAGGCCATGTACCGGATGCGCGAGGAGATCCAGGCGAAGCTCTCGCGGCTGCCGCTGTCGTACTTCGACAGGGCGAAGCGCGGTGAGGTGCTCAGCCGGACGACCAACGACGTCGACAACATCGGCCAGACGATGCAGCAGACCATGGGCCAGCTCATGAACTCGCTGCTCACCATCATCGGCGTACTGGCGATGATGTTCTGGATCTCCTGGATCCTGGCGCTGGTCGCGCTGGTCACCGTGCCGCTCTCGGTGCTGGTGGCCACGCGCGTCGGCAAGCGGTCCCAGCCGCAGTTCGTGCAGCAGTGGAAGGTCACCGGCAAGCTCAACGCCCATATCGAGGAGATGTACACCGGGCACGCCCTGGTCAAGATCTTCGGGCGGCAGGAGGAGTCGGCCGAGGCCTTCCGCGAGCAGAACGACGCGCTGTACGAGGCGGGGTTCAAGGCCCAGTTCAACAGCGGCATCATGCAGCCGCTGATGATGTTCGTCTCCAACCTCAACTACGTGCTGGTGGCGGTCATCGGCGGGCTGCGGGTCGCTTCCGGGTCGCTGTCGATCGGTGATGTGCAGGCCTTCATCCAGTACTCGCGGCAGTTCTCGCAGCCGCTGACCCAGGTCGCCTCGATGGCGAACCTGGTGCAGTCGGGTGTGGCGTCCGCCGAGCGGATCTTCGAGCTGCTCGACGCGGAGGAGCAGACGCCCGACACGGACTCCTCCGGGACGGAATCCATTGCGGGATCCGACGCGGTAGCGGGCGCGGTGTCCGACGCGGTGCCCGGTGCCCGTATTGCCGACCGTCCGGTGGCGGTGCGCGGCAACATCTCGCTGGAGAAGGTCTCGTTCCGGTACGAGGCCGACAAGCCGCTCATCGACGATCTGTCGCTCTCGGTCGAACCGGGGCACACGGTCGCGATCGTCGGACCGACCGGCGCGGGCAAGACGACCCTGGTCAATCTGCTCATGCGGTTCTACGAGGTGACCGGCGGGCGGATCACGCTCGACGGGACCGACGTCGCCAGAATGACGCGTGAGGAGCTGCGCTCCGGGATAGGCATGGTGCTCCAGGACACCTGGCTGTTCGGCGGCACGATCGCGGAGAACATCGCGTACGGCTCGTCGCGCGCCGTCACCCGCGAGGAGGTCGAGGAGGCGGCCCGGGCGGCCCACGCCGACCGGTTCATCCGCACCCTTCCCGAGGGGTACGACACGGTCATCGACGACGAGGGTACGGGGGTGAGCGCGGGCGAGAAGCAGCTGATCACGATCGCGCGGGCCTTCCTCTCCGATCCGGTGATCCTGGTGCTCGACGAGGCGACGAGCTCCGTCGACACCCGTACCGAGGTGCTGATCCAGCAGGCGATGGCCCGGCTGTCGCACGGCCGCACCAGCTTCGTCATCGCGCACCGGCTCTCCACGATCCGGGACGCGGATGTGATTCTGGTGATGGAGAACGGGGCGATCGTGGAGCAGGGCTCGCACGAGGAGTTGCTGGCTGCGGGCGGGGCGTATGCGCGGCTCTATGCGGCGCAGTTCGCGCAGGCGGTGGTGGAGGTGGATTAG
- a CDS encoding NAD(P)/FAD-dependent oxidoreductase — MVDAHLTFVIIGGGLAGAKAAETLRTEGFAGRVILIGDERDHPYERPPLSKGFLSGKEERDSVFVHETAWYAQADIELHLGQTVVSIDRAVKVVRLGDDTAIHYDKLLLATGAEPRRLDIPGTGLAGVHHLRRLAHADRLRNVLASLGRDNGHLVIAGGGWIGLEVAAAARGYGAEVTVVEPHQTPLHAVLGPEVGQIFTDLHAEHGVRFHFGARLTEITGQDGMVLAVQTDDGEEHPAHDVLAAIGAAPRVSLAEAAGLELVDRADGGGIAVDSSLRTSDPDIYAAGDVAAAQHPVLGTRLRVEHWANALNGGPAAARAMLGQGVAYDRIPYFFSDQYDLGLEYSGWAPPGSYDQVLIRGDAGKRQFIAFWMKEGRLLAGMNVNVWDVTEQLQRLIRSGATLDPEALADPSVDLATLGT, encoded by the coding sequence GTGGTCGACGCACATCTGACGTTCGTCATCATCGGCGGCGGGCTCGCGGGGGCGAAGGCCGCCGAAACCCTCCGCACCGAAGGGTTCGCGGGCCGCGTGATTCTCATCGGTGATGAACGCGACCACCCCTACGAACGCCCGCCCCTCTCCAAGGGCTTCCTGTCGGGGAAGGAGGAGCGCGACAGCGTCTTCGTCCACGAGACCGCCTGGTACGCGCAGGCCGACATCGAGCTGCATCTCGGCCAGACCGTCGTCTCCATCGACCGCGCCGTCAAGGTCGTACGCCTCGGTGACGACACGGCCATCCACTACGACAAGCTGCTGCTGGCGACCGGCGCCGAGCCGCGCCGCCTGGACATCCCCGGCACCGGGCTCGCGGGCGTGCACCATCTGCGCCGGCTCGCCCACGCCGACCGGCTGCGGAACGTCCTGGCCTCGCTCGGCCGGGACAACGGCCACCTGGTGATCGCGGGAGGGGGCTGGATCGGCCTGGAGGTCGCGGCTGCCGCGCGCGGCTACGGGGCCGAGGTCACCGTCGTCGAACCGCACCAGACCCCGCTGCACGCGGTGCTGGGCCCCGAGGTCGGCCAGATCTTCACCGACCTGCACGCCGAGCACGGTGTCCGCTTCCACTTCGGCGCGCGCCTCACCGAGATCACCGGCCAGGACGGCATGGTCCTGGCCGTCCAGACCGACGACGGCGAGGAGCACCCGGCCCACGACGTGCTCGCCGCGATCGGCGCGGCCCCCCGCGTCTCGCTGGCCGAGGCCGCAGGCCTTGAACTGGTGGACCGGGCGGACGGCGGCGGCATCGCCGTCGACTCCTCGCTGCGCACCTCCGACCCGGACATCTACGCGGCGGGCGACGTCGCGGCCGCCCAGCATCCGGTGCTCGGCACCCGGCTGCGCGTCGAGCACTGGGCGAACGCGCTCAACGGCGGCCCGGCGGCGGCCCGCGCGATGCTCGGCCAGGGCGTGGCGTACGACCGGATCCCGTACTTCTTCTCCGACCAGTACGACCTGGGACTTGAGTACTCGGGGTGGGCGCCGCCCGGCTCGTACGACCAGGTACTCATCCGGGGCGACGCGGGGAAGCGGCAGTTCATCGCCTTCTGGATGAAGGAAGGGCGGCTGCTGGCCGGGATGAACGTCAATGTGTGGGACGTCACCGAACAGCTCCAGCGGCTGATCCGCTCCGGCGCGACCCTGGACCCCGAGGCCCTCGCGGACCCGTCGGTGGACCTGGCCACGCTGGGCACCTGA
- a CDS encoding NADPH-dependent FMN reductase, with amino-acid sequence MDITTQPTHPLKLAVVIASNRTGRFGPTVADWFLSRARLRGDLTVEVIDLADVELPTALSYDPSPAVREVLGQVTPRLESADAFVVLTPEYNHSFPASLKNLIDWHYSQWQAKPVAFVSYGGISGGLRAVEQLRQVFAELHAVTVRDTVSFHHAQGHFDEDGTHKDPEAPDGAAKVMLDQLAWWGLALRDAKEVRPYGS; translated from the coding sequence ATGGACATCACCACGCAGCCCACGCATCCCCTGAAGCTGGCCGTCGTCATCGCCAGCAACCGCACCGGCCGTTTCGGCCCCACCGTCGCCGACTGGTTCCTCTCCCGCGCCAGGCTCCGCGGCGACCTCACTGTCGAGGTGATCGACCTCGCCGACGTCGAACTGCCCACCGCGCTCTCCTACGACCCGTCGCCCGCAGTGCGCGAGGTGCTCGGCCAGGTCACCCCGAGGCTTGAGTCGGCCGACGCCTTCGTTGTCCTGACCCCCGAGTACAACCACTCCTTCCCCGCCTCCCTCAAGAACCTCATCGACTGGCACTACAGCCAGTGGCAGGCCAAACCGGTCGCGTTCGTCTCGTACGGCGGGATCTCCGGCGGGCTGCGCGCGGTCGAGCAGCTGCGGCAGGTCTTCGCCGAACTGCACGCGGTCACTGTCCGGGACACGGTGAGCTTCCACCACGCGCAGGGCCACTTCGACGAGGACGGCACCCACAAGGACCCCGAAGCCCCCGACGGGGCGGCCAAGGTCATGCTCGACCAGCTCGCCTGGTGGGGGCTGGCCCTGCGGGACGCGAAGGAGGTCCGCCCGTACGGAAGCTGA